In Halosegnis marinus, one genomic interval encodes:
- a CDS encoding metal-dependent hydrolase family protein encodes MYVDCGTLFTGGEVVEDGRFAVSEGRVTAVGTRDEVAADGDRVDLSGEVVTPGFVDAHLHLKGGRSMDPMDWVAGTTAESAANAVADAGKLLDAGFTTVRDVGSDVAIGVRNAIDAGEVEGPRVYTSGLSISQTGGHGDLHMLPREWVKDGAGISTLADGADECRRVARERHREGADLLKIMTTGGVLSEKDSPTEAQFTDEEVAALVEEAHRVGMPVASHAQGAPGIKRALENGVDTIEHGFHIDDECLDLFEETGATFVPTLAIMHRIVTKGEDHGVPEHGLRKARAAQQAHFESVRRAKAAGVPIAAGTDFIGPDLIPHGENALELELLVSEVGFTPTEAVAAATSVAGRTIPDDVGGLAEGNHADFLALGGDPRDDIDHVYDVDAVYKGGERVR; translated from the coding sequence ATGTACGTCGACTGCGGAACGCTGTTCACGGGCGGGGAAGTCGTCGAGGACGGACGGTTCGCCGTCTCCGAGGGCCGGGTGACGGCCGTCGGGACGCGCGACGAGGTCGCGGCCGATGGCGACCGCGTGGACCTCTCCGGGGAGGTGGTGACGCCGGGGTTCGTGGACGCGCACCTCCACCTGAAGGGCGGGCGCTCGATGGACCCGATGGACTGGGTCGCGGGGACCACGGCCGAGAGCGCGGCCAACGCCGTCGCCGACGCCGGGAAACTGCTCGACGCGGGCTTCACGACGGTCCGCGACGTGGGGTCGGACGTGGCCATCGGAGTGCGCAACGCCATCGACGCCGGCGAGGTCGAGGGGCCGCGCGTCTACACCTCCGGGCTCTCCATCTCACAGACCGGGGGCCACGGCGACCTCCACATGCTTCCCCGGGAGTGGGTGAAGGACGGCGCGGGCATCTCCACGCTCGCGGACGGGGCCGACGAGTGCCGCCGGGTCGCCCGCGAGCGCCACCGCGAGGGCGCGGACCTCCTGAAGATAATGACCACGGGGGGTGTCCTCTCGGAGAAGGACTCCCCGACGGAGGCGCAGTTCACCGACGAGGAGGTGGCCGCGCTCGTGGAAGAGGCCCACCGCGTCGGGATGCCCGTCGCCAGCCACGCGCAGGGGGCGCCGGGTATCAAGCGCGCGCTGGAGAACGGGGTCGACACCATCGAGCACGGCTTCCACATCGACGACGAGTGTCTCGACCTGTTCGAGGAGACGGGCGCGACGTTCGTCCCGACGCTCGCAATCATGCACCGCATCGTCACGAAGGGGGAGGACCACGGCGTCCCCGAACACGGCCTGCGGAAGGCGCGCGCGGCACAACAGGCCCACTTCGAGTCCGTCCGCCGGGCGAAGGCCGCGGGCGTCCCCATCGCCGCGGGGACGGACTTCATCGGCCCGGACCTGATTCCCCACGGCGAGAACGCGCTCGAACTCGAACTGCTCGTCTCGGAGGTCGGCTTCACCCCGACGGAGGCCGTCGCGGCCGCGACGAGCGTGGCGGGCCGGACGATACCCGACGACGTGGGCGGCCTCGCCGAGGGGAACCACGCCGACTTCCTCGCGCTCGGCGGCGACCCGCGCGACGACATCGACCACGTGTACGACGTGGACGCGGTGTACAAGGGCGGCGAACGGGTGCGGTAG
- a CDS encoding class I SAM-dependent methyltransferase, producing MSDLAAVVERERAETAMDALAAEGVYDDSRSVRPYGEGVAVPVTAPPERVDVLEVVETDLPPRNRDLRDLLAARGWTDDELDRAPASWAVVGTCVLVRAREESLPRPDEVGEALLELHGEADTVLLSHGIAGEHREPDVEVLAGLGDTEVVHTEHGTRYALDLAETMFSPGNQAERVRMGEVVAPDERVLDMFAGIGYFTLPMARAGADVTAVEVNPTAYRYLVENAVLNGVEDRVSAFRADCRDVDAAADRVVMGYYDAPDYLDAALDALAPGGTVHLHATTPESDPWAHPVSRLESVAGERGRGVEVGDRRVVKSHAPGVEHVVVDAIVD from the coding sequence ATGTCTGACCTGGCGGCGGTCGTCGAGCGGGAGCGCGCCGAGACCGCGATGGACGCGCTCGCCGCCGAGGGCGTCTACGACGACAGCCGCTCCGTGCGCCCCTACGGCGAGGGCGTCGCCGTGCCGGTCACCGCGCCCCCGGAGCGCGTCGACGTGCTGGAAGTCGTAGAGACCGACCTCCCGCCGCGCAACCGCGACCTGCGCGACCTGCTCGCGGCGCGGGGGTGGACCGACGACGAACTCGACCGCGCGCCCGCGTCGTGGGCGGTGGTCGGGACGTGTGTTCTCGTTCGCGCGCGCGAGGAGTCGCTCCCCCGGCCCGACGAGGTCGGCGAGGCCCTGCTGGAGCTCCACGGCGAGGCCGACACGGTGCTGCTGTCGCACGGTATCGCGGGCGAGCACCGCGAACCCGACGTGGAGGTGTTGGCGGGCCTCGGCGACACCGAGGTCGTCCACACGGAACACGGCACGCGGTACGCGCTCGACCTCGCGGAGACGATGTTCTCGCCCGGCAACCAGGCGGAACGGGTCCGCATGGGCGAGGTCGTCGCGCCCGACGAGCGCGTCCTCGACATGTTCGCCGGTATCGGCTACTTCACGCTCCCGATGGCGCGGGCCGGCGCCGACGTGACTGCCGTCGAGGTGAACCCGACCGCCTACCGCTACCTCGTCGAGAACGCCGTCCTCAACGGCGTCGAGGACCGCGTCTCGGCGTTCCGCGCGGACTGTCGCGACGTGGACGCCGCGGCCGACCGCGTCGTGATGGGCTACTACGACGCCCCCGACTACCTCGACGCCGCGCTCGACGCGCTCGCGCCCGGCGGGACGGTCCACCTCCACGCGACGACGCCCGAGTCCGACCCCTGGGCGCACCCCGTGTCCCGCCTCGAATCCGTCGCTGGCGAGCGCGGGCGCGGGGTCGAAGTGGGCGACCGCCGGGTCGTCAAGAGCCACGCGCCGGGGGTCGAACACGTCGTCGTGGACGCGATAGTCGACTGA
- a CDS encoding 60S ribosomal export protein NMD3, translated as MSESRQFCPRCGDPVERPPDADLPGGPSDPDAVLCDDCYFADFELVDAPDRIEVQVCSQCGAVHRGNRWVDVDADDYTDVAVDETADRLGVHVDARDVTWGVDPEQVDQNTIRMHATFTGFIRDTPLQETVVVPVYIARGTCDRCGRIAGDYWNALVQVRGTNRTPTDAEMDRAEEIARDYIAEREATGDRNAFITSAVRESSGLNMKISANQMGEAIAHRIVREFGGNVSAAETLTTEDGDGNELYRVTFVARLPEFTPGDVVDLDDGDGPVLVTSAHGNLKGVRVETGERYEASHEEGIAPEGRKLGTREDAEDTTVVAVEDARAVQVLDPETFETKTVPRPDYMDPDADEVPVLRSRAGLHVLPEDAEDV; from the coding sequence ATGAGCGAGTCACGGCAGTTCTGTCCCCGGTGTGGCGACCCGGTGGAGCGCCCGCCCGACGCCGACCTGCCGGGCGGGCCGAGCGACCCCGACGCCGTCCTCTGTGACGACTGCTACTTCGCGGACTTCGAACTCGTGGACGCGCCCGACCGCATCGAGGTCCAGGTGTGTTCCCAGTGCGGCGCGGTCCACCGCGGCAACCGCTGGGTGGACGTGGACGCCGACGACTACACCGACGTGGCCGTCGACGAGACCGCCGACCGGCTTGGGGTCCACGTCGACGCGCGCGACGTGACGTGGGGCGTCGACCCCGAGCAGGTGGACCAGAACACCATCCGGATGCACGCGACGTTCACGGGATTCATCCGCGACACGCCGCTCCAGGAGACGGTGGTCGTCCCCGTGTACATCGCGCGGGGGACCTGCGACCGCTGCGGCCGCATCGCCGGCGACTACTGGAACGCGCTGGTGCAGGTCCGGGGGACGAACCGCACCCCCACCGACGCCGAGATGGACCGCGCCGAGGAGATCGCCCGCGACTACATCGCCGAGCGGGAGGCCACCGGCGACCGGAACGCGTTCATCACGAGCGCGGTCCGGGAGTCCAGCGGCCTGAACATGAAGATCAGCGCGAACCAGATGGGCGAGGCCATCGCCCACCGCATCGTCCGCGAGTTCGGCGGGAACGTCTCGGCGGCCGAGACGCTCACCACCGAGGACGGCGACGGCAACGAACTGTACCGGGTGACGTTCGTCGCGCGCCTGCCGGAGTTCACCCCCGGCGACGTGGTCGACCTCGACGACGGGGACGGCCCCGTCCTCGTGACGAGCGCCCACGGGAACCTGAAGGGCGTCCGCGTCGAGACGGGCGAGCGCTACGAAGCGAGCCACGAGGAGGGCATCGCGCCCGAGGGTCGGAAGCTCGGCACCCGAGAGGACGCCGAGGACACGACCGTCGTGGCCGTCGAGGACGCCCGCGCCGTGCAGGTGCTCGACCCCGAGACGTTCGAGACGAAGACCGTCCCGCGGCCCGACTACATGGACCCCGACGCCGACGAGGTGCCCGTGCTCCGCTCGCGGGCGGGCCTCCACGTCCTCCCCGAGGACGCCGAGGATGTCTGA
- a CDS encoding gamma-glutamyltransferase family protein, giving the protein MDGHRIDGFGSRRSTMFGTEGMVATSQPLAATAGLETLENGGNAFDAAVATAAALNVVEPTSTGLGGDVFALYRTADGEVGAMRSCGGAPAGATREKVREAVADDDEDPSEAEMPMLGPHAVTVPGTARGWEVTTEELGRRTLGENLQHAIRYATEGYPASPVIADAWSYAEDLFENENARNAYLVDGERAPEAGELVTLPELGRTMERIAEQGADVVYEGDIAEQIAVEVQDAGGFMTVEDLADFEPEFLDPVSTTYNGAEVYELPPNNQGMIVLEALNIASELGAADAEGAERVHLFVEAMKRAFHDGHRYITDPEYEELPPLNSAEWASERASEVGDTASADVSFMEGTNGEDADTVLLCVADDEGNVVSYINSRFAGFGSGLVAGDTGIALQNRGASFSLDDDHPNRLEPGKRPFHTLIPGLVDFAPDADEEDWAAFGVMGGFMQPQGHLQVLTNLLDEGLAPQEALDEPRWRYREDGRLAVEARFPTDLQNELLRKGHDLAVLPPIMFGGAQFVRRDADGVLSGATEPRKDGNAVGR; this is encoded by the coding sequence ATGGACGGACACAGGATAGACGGGTTCGGCTCGCGCCGGTCCACGATGTTCGGGACGGAGGGGATGGTGGCGACGAGCCAGCCGCTCGCCGCGACGGCGGGGCTCGAAACGCTCGAAAACGGCGGCAACGCCTTCGACGCGGCGGTCGCGACCGCGGCGGCGCTCAACGTCGTAGAGCCGACCTCCACGGGACTGGGCGGCGACGTGTTCGCGCTGTACCGCACCGCCGACGGCGAGGTCGGCGCGATGCGCTCGTGCGGGGGTGCCCCCGCGGGCGCGACGCGTGAGAAGGTACGCGAGGCCGTCGCGGACGACGACGAGGACCCGAGCGAGGCGGAGATGCCGATGCTCGGCCCCCACGCGGTCACGGTGCCGGGGACGGCGCGCGGCTGGGAGGTCACGACGGAGGAACTCGGCCGGCGGACGCTCGGCGAGAACCTCCAGCACGCCATCCGGTACGCGACCGAGGGGTACCCCGCGTCGCCGGTCATCGCGGACGCGTGGAGCTACGCCGAGGACCTCTTCGAGAACGAGAACGCCCGGAACGCCTACCTCGTGGACGGCGAACGCGCCCCCGAGGCGGGCGAACTGGTCACGCTGCCGGAACTCGGCCGGACGATGGAGCGCATCGCCGAGCAGGGCGCGGACGTGGTGTACGAGGGCGACATCGCCGAGCAGATAGCCGTCGAGGTGCAGGACGCCGGCGGCTTCATGACCGTCGAGGACCTCGCCGACTTCGAGCCGGAGTTCCTCGACCCGGTCTCCACGACGTACAACGGCGCGGAGGTGTACGAACTCCCGCCGAACAACCAGGGGATGATCGTCCTCGAGGCGCTCAACATCGCCTCGGAGCTGGGCGCGGCCGACGCCGAGGGCGCCGAGCGCGTCCACCTGTTCGTGGAGGCGATGAAGCGGGCGTTCCACGACGGCCACCGCTACATCACCGACCCCGAGTACGAGGAGCTGCCGCCGCTGAACTCCGCGGAGTGGGCCAGCGAGCGCGCGAGCGAGGTGGGCGACACCGCGAGCGCGGACGTGTCGTTCATGGAGGGGACGAACGGCGAGGACGCCGACACCGTCCTGCTCTGTGTCGCGGACGACGAGGGGAACGTCGTCTCGTACATCAACTCCCGGTTCGCCGGCTTCGGCTCGGGACTCGTCGCCGGGGACACCGGCATCGCGCTCCAGAACCGCGGCGCGTCGTTCTCGCTCGACGACGACCACCCGAACCGGCTCGAACCCGGCAAGCGGCCGTTCCACACGCTCATCCCGGGGCTGGTGGACTTCGCGCCCGACGCCGACGAGGAGGACTGGGCCGCCTTCGGGGTCATGGGCGGGTTCATGCAGCCGCAGGGTCACCTCCAGGTGCTGACGAACCTGCTCGACGAGGGGCTCGCCCCGCAGGAGGCGCTCGACGAGCCGCGGTGGCGCTACCGCGAGGACGGGCGACTGGCCGTCGAGGCGCGCTTCCCGACCGACCTCCAGAACGAACTGCTCCGGAAGGGCCACGACCTCGCGGTGCTGCCCCCCATCATGTTCGGCGGGGCGCAGTTCGTCCGCCGCGACGCGGACGGGGTGTTGTCCGGGGCGACCGAACCGAGAAAGGACGGCAACGCCGTCGGGCGATAG
- a CDS encoding ABC transporter substrate-binding protein, which translates to MSHDSGGHGFDRRDILKGLGVGGVAGLAGCTNNSSTPTATDDDGEGDATATETATETAESLGDTLVGPDGNQVELTHVYSTGSQTTETTAEFIGQKLGEVGINTNLTGLGFNQMLAQYAQNGGSFNGGPRDESTSAEPWDLMTGIGFNAYPRTPSSINVFWSDVDSDIATVNYYGYKPSEPVEPKLSEASQTADEATRRELFGEVFGIISEDQPADFLTLSTYLNGFRDRVNGLGEPDLSFGWNYQTRYFGDSPSVGGTYVSGTSAPARTLNPIRSNDAESDARIGLPLDGAYTLVGGESEFQGLWFESYEQNEDATAFEFTLRDNLQWGADYGQMTADDWVYYIRNVRQSDVNWAGDVNHSTFFQNGEPMGVEQVDELTFRITLNQPDPAFIQKPILWGAYCLPRGLVEPYYERVQDASNEEEQIAIGNELNEDEEILTMAYAGNLGPYSYERWDRDAVFVASRNEDYYAANTVADWGDVPYFEEYRIQVFSEQSTRISAFQAGEIDATGIPQAQYETLSNTDGINVVLSPNPFLGLMPYNQRANGWDQLRTKEVRQAISTAIPKQVIAEQINRGLATPAYTHQPEYSRWYVADQVVRFGGPDSNGVGQAQRLLADNLADGYSFE; encoded by the coding sequence ATGTCTCACGACAGTGGTGGACACGGATTCGATAGACGGGACATCCTTAAGGGCCTCGGCGTCGGTGGCGTCGCGGGTCTGGCCGGGTGTACGAACAACAGCTCCACGCCGACGGCGACGGACGACGACGGCGAGGGGGACGCGACGGCGACCGAGACGGCGACCGAGACGGCGGAGAGTCTCGGCGACACGCTCGTCGGCCCGGACGGCAACCAGGTCGAGTTAACGCACGTCTACTCCACCGGGAGCCAGACGACGGAAACGACGGCGGAGTTCATCGGGCAGAAGCTCGGCGAGGTCGGCATTAACACGAACTTGACCGGGCTCGGCTTCAACCAGATGCTCGCGCAGTACGCCCAGAACGGCGGCTCGTTCAACGGCGGCCCGCGCGACGAGTCCACGTCGGCGGAGCCGTGGGACCTGATGACCGGCATCGGGTTCAACGCCTATCCGCGCACGCCCTCCTCGATCAACGTGTTCTGGTCCGACGTCGACAGCGACATCGCGACGGTCAACTACTACGGCTACAAGCCGTCCGAGCCGGTCGAGCCGAAGCTCTCCGAGGCCTCCCAGACGGCCGACGAGGCGACGCGCCGCGAGCTGTTCGGGGAGGTCTTCGGCATCATCTCCGAGGACCAGCCCGCCGACTTCCTGACGCTGTCGACGTACCTCAACGGGTTCCGTGACCGCGTCAACGGGCTCGGCGAGCCGGACCTCTCGTTCGGCTGGAACTACCAGACCCGCTACTTCGGCGACAGCCCCTCGGTCGGGGGTACCTACGTCAGCGGTACGAGCGCCCCGGCGCGCACGCTGAACCCCATCCGGAGCAACGACGCGGAGTCGGACGCCCGCATCGGGCTCCCGCTCGACGGCGCGTACACGCTCGTCGGCGGCGAGTCCGAGTTCCAGGGCCTCTGGTTCGAGAGCTACGAACAGAACGAGGACGCGACGGCCTTCGAGTTCACGCTCCGCGACAACCTCCAGTGGGGCGCCGACTACGGCCAGATGACGGCCGACGACTGGGTGTACTACATCCGGAACGTCCGCCAGTCCGACGTGAACTGGGCGGGCGACGTCAACCACAGCACGTTCTTCCAGAACGGCGAGCCGATGGGCGTCGAGCAGGTCGACGAGCTCACCTTCCGCATCACGCTGAACCAGCCCGACCCGGCGTTCATCCAGAAGCCCATCCTCTGGGGCGCCTACTGTCTCCCGCGCGGCCTCGTCGAGCCGTACTACGAGCGCGTCCAGGACGCCTCCAACGAGGAGGAGCAGATCGCCATCGGCAACGAACTGAACGAGGACGAGGAGATCCTCACGATGGCGTACGCCGGCAACCTCGGTCCGTACAGCTACGAGCGCTGGGACCGCGACGCCGTCTTCGTCGCGAGCCGTAACGAGGACTACTACGCCGCGAACACGGTCGCCGACTGGGGCGACGTCCCGTACTTCGAGGAGTACCGGATTCAGGTGTTCTCGGAACAGTCCACGCGCATCTCGGCGTTCCAGGCGGGCGAGATCGACGCGACCGGCATTCCGCAGGCACAGTACGAGACGCTCTCGAACACGGACGGTATCAACGTCGTCCTCTCGCCGAACCCGTTCCTCGGCCTGATGCCGTACAACCAGCGCGCGAACGGCTGGGACCAGCTCCGCACGAAGGAGGTCCGGCAGGCCATCTCGACGGCTATCCCGAAGCAGGTCATCGCCGAGCAGATCAACCGCGGGCTCGCGACCCCGGCGTACACCCACCAGCCGGAGTACTCCCGCTGGTACGTCGCGGACCAGGTAGTCCGGTTCGGCGGTCCGGACTCCAACGGTGTCGGCCAGGCCCAGCGCCTGCTCGCCGATAACCTCGCCGACGGGTACAGCTTCGAGTAA
- a CDS encoding ABC transporter permease produces the protein MSMRWYVARRLGWAAFATFVILSFYFALIQLAPGGGEAAFLFSAATEGGDVQQAEQTYRQIRGLTGPLHERYIDYIVNMATGDWGWSQTRNQEVLTAISIAYPYSLQYALPATIVSIVFGTGVGLYSATHRYTKTDYAGTFISFFGISIPNFWFGIMLILVLAVQAPEVSLFGLQLLPLPVYYQTDVVLNHGWVSWENFRQLVMPIIVLSTAQIAGQMRYSRATAMEYVNAEFVKTARAKGASDWRVLLRHIFRPALIPLMTIFIAQILGLFFAGAYLVEVIFQIPGLAKLSYDALIAQDTPLFMGTSLIPILLLLLGNLIQDISYTVLDPRIDYGDR, from the coding sequence ATGAGCATGCGTTGGTACGTAGCGCGGCGCCTCGGTTGGGCAGCCTTCGCTACGTTCGTCATCCTCTCGTTTTACTTCGCCCTGATCCAGTTGGCCCCGGGCGGGGGCGAGGCTGCCTTCCTCTTCAGCGCGGCGACGGAGGGCGGTGACGTTCAACAGGCGGAACAGACGTACAGACAGATACGCGGTCTCACGGGCCCGCTTCACGAGCGGTACATCGACTACATCGTGAACATGGCGACCGGCGACTGGGGCTGGTCGCAGACCCGGAACCAGGAGGTACTGACCGCCATTTCCATCGCGTACCCGTACTCGCTGCAGTACGCGCTGCCCGCGACGATAGTGTCCATCGTGTTCGGGACGGGCGTCGGCCTCTACTCGGCCACCCACCGTTACACGAAGACCGACTACGCCGGGACGTTCATCAGCTTCTTCGGCATCTCGATCCCGAACTTCTGGTTCGGCATCATGCTGATCCTCGTCCTCGCGGTGCAGGCGCCCGAGGTGTCGCTGTTCGGGTTGCAGCTGTTACCCTTACCGGTGTACTACCAGACGGACGTGGTGTTGAACCACGGCTGGGTGTCGTGGGAGAACTTCCGGCAGCTCGTCATGCCGATCATCGTCCTCTCGACGGCCCAGATCGCGGGACAGATGCGCTACTCGCGCGCGACCGCGATGGAGTACGTCAACGCCGAGTTCGTCAAGACCGCCCGCGCGAAGGGCGCGAGCGACTGGCGCGTGCTCCTCCGGCACATCTTCCGGCCCGCGCTCATCCCGCTGATGACCATCTTCATCGCGCAGATCCTCGGGCTGTTCTTCGCCGGCGCGTATCTGGTCGAGGTCATCTTCCAGATCCCCGGCCTGGCGAAGCTGTCGTACGACGCGCTGATCGCACAGGACACGCCGCTGTTCATGGGGACGTCGCTCATCCCGATCCTGCTGTTGCTGCTCGGGAACCTGATTCAGGACATCTCCTACACGGTGTTGGACCCCCGCATCGACTACGGTGACCGATAG
- a CDS encoding ABC transporter permease has protein sequence MATQDTFRDINWDDMGGVGLSGTGKQMLAFAALYLGVLAYDGLLLQDGLNVLLLSPLGMEGSALGQFVANTTGPTLWIPFEAVGLDFTFTWDFSGTDWLFIVTVAVGYFYGVKPLQNNPRLAANYWRQFKKNRAAVVSAIYLAIIFVIGIVGPLFLQSPEIQPLEAYQPPVFMTVPNTVPISCLGDVATNAAGTQVCQGTWAYPLGTTGEGQGILKLLVLGMRVSMQVGLITMLLVITLGSLVGTTAAYFGGYVDEVLMRYVDLQASVPSFFLFLILSYFFEPTLFMLIALFGLLGWEGTARLVRSEALQRTEEEYVRAAENAGASDGWVIRRHILPNVSNTIITNASLLIPGYILFEAALAFLGVTDPGIASWGKTISAGRGDLANAPWIATIPGIFLFFTILGFNFLGDALGDALDPRRGDT, from the coding sequence ATGGCGACACAGGACACCTTCCGCGACATCAACTGGGACGACATGGGGGGCGTCGGCCTCTCCGGAACCGGCAAGCAGATGCTCGCGTTCGCGGCCCTCTACCTCGGGGTGCTCGCGTACGACGGCCTGCTGTTGCAGGACGGGCTGAACGTCCTCCTGTTGTCCCCGCTTGGGATGGAGGGCTCCGCGCTCGGGCAGTTCGTGGCGAACACGACCGGCCCGACGCTGTGGATCCCCTTCGAGGCCGTCGGGCTGGACTTCACGTTCACCTGGGACTTCTCCGGGACCGACTGGCTGTTCATCGTGACGGTCGCCGTGGGCTACTTTTACGGCGTCAAGCCGCTGCAGAACAACCCCCGGCTGGCCGCGAACTACTGGCGGCAGTTCAAGAAGAACCGCGCCGCCGTCGTGAGCGCCATCTACCTCGCGATAATCTTCGTCATCGGCATCGTCGGGCCGCTGTTCCTGCAGAGCCCCGAGATACAGCCGCTGGAGGCGTACCAGCCGCCGGTGTTCATGACCGTGCCGAACACGGTCCCCATCAGCTGTCTCGGCGACGTCGCGACGAACGCCGCCGGTACGCAGGTGTGTCAGGGGACGTGGGCCTACCCCCTCGGAACGACCGGGGAGGGCCAGGGCATCCTGAAGCTGCTCGTGCTCGGCATGCGCGTCAGCATGCAGGTCGGCCTCATCACGATGCTGCTCGTCATCACGCTCGGCAGCCTCGTCGGCACGACGGCCGCCTACTTCGGCGGCTACGTCGACGAGGTGCTGATGCGCTACGTCGACCTGCAGGCGTCCGTGCCGTCGTTCTTCCTGTTCCTCATCCTCTCGTACTTCTTCGAGCCGACCCTGTTCATGCTCATCGCCCTGTTCGGGCTGCTGGGCTGGGAGGGGACGGCGCGGCTGGTCCGCTCGGAGGCGCTCCAGCGGACCGAGGAGGAGTACGTCCGCGCCGCGGAGAACGCCGGCGCGAGCGACGGATGGGTCATCCGGCGACACATCCTGCCGAACGTCTCGAACACCATCATCACGAACGCGTCGCTGCTCATTCCGGGGTACATCCTCTTCGAGGCCGCCCTGGCGTTCCTCGGGGTCACCGACCCCGGCATCGCGTCGTGGGGGAAGACCATCTCGGCCGGCCGCGGCGACCTCGCGAACGCGCCGTGGATCGCGACGATCCCGGGTATCTTCCTGTTCTTCACCATCCTCGGCTTCAACTTCCTCGGCGACGCCCTCGGCGACGCCCTCGACCCCCGACGAGGTGACACCTGA
- a CDS encoding ABC transporter ATP-binding protein codes for MSSSEPLLSVNDLHVQFDTDGGVVRAVDGVSFDVDRGETVCVVGESGSGKTVSCEAITKIIDIPPGRVSGEVLFDGENLVEANQKRLEKVRGGRIGHIFQNPQGALNPVYTVGTQIIEAVQLHRDVKKRVARERAIELLDRVGIPEAASRVDDYPHEFSGGMRQRVVIAMALAAEPDLLIADEPTTALDVTIQAQILRLLRDLQEEFNMGIVFITHDLGVVAEIADRVVVMYAGKVMERGDVYELFEDPAHPYTQALLECLPGRGDATEAIGGSLPDPTDPPDGCRFNPRCQYAIEECRVGDQVPPIGVDGPDDDHCASCIYYRDGFDASTVRGQANTMADTEEVRSDGGRPGGDAE; via the coding sequence ATGTCAAGCTCCGAACCCCTCCTCTCCGTCAACGACCTACACGTCCAGTTCGACACCGACGGCGGTGTCGTGAGAGCGGTCGACGGCGTCAGCTTCGACGTCGACCGCGGCGAGACGGTCTGTGTGGTCGGCGAGTCCGGCTCCGGCAAGACCGTCTCCTGTGAGGCCATCACGAAGATCATCGACATCCCGCCGGGACGCGTCTCCGGCGAGGTGCTGTTCGACGGGGAGAACCTCGTCGAGGCGAACCAGAAGCGGCTCGAGAAGGTGCGGGGCGGCCGCATCGGCCACATCTTCCAGAACCCGCAGGGGGCGCTCAATCCCGTCTACACGGTCGGGACACAGATAATCGAGGCCGTCCAGCTCCACCGCGACGTGAAAAAGCGGGTCGCGCGCGAGCGGGCCATCGAACTGCTCGACCGCGTCGGCATCCCGGAGGCGGCCTCCCGGGTGGACGACTACCCGCACGAGTTCTCCGGCGGGATGCGCCAGCGCGTCGTCATCGCGATGGCGCTCGCGGCCGAGCCCGACCTGCTCATCGCCGACGAGCCGACGACGGCGCTCGACGTGACCATCCAGGCGCAGATACTCCGCCTGCTGCGGGACCTCCAGGAGGAGTTCAACATGGGTATCGTCTTCATCACCCACGACCTCGGCGTCGTCGCCGAGATCGCCGACCGCGTCGTCGTCATGTACGCGGGCAAGGTGATGGAGCGGGGCGACGTGTACGAGCTGTTCGAGGACCCGGCCCACCCGTACACGCAGGCGCTGCTCGAATGTCTGCCCGGACGCGGCGACGCGACCGAGGCCATCGGCGGCTCGCTGCCCGACCCGACCGACCCGCCGGACGGCTGCCGGTTCAACCCCCGGTGTCAGTACGCCATCGAGGAGTGTCGCGTCGGCGACCAGGTGCCGCCCATCGGCGTGGACGGCCCGGACGACGACCACTGTGCCTCCTGTATCTACTACCGCGACGGCTTCGACGCCTCGACGGTGCGCGGGCAGGCGAACACGATGGCCGACACCGAGGAGGTCCGCTCCGACGGCGGCCGCCCCGGAGGTGACGCGGAATGA